Proteins encoded together in one Bacteroides ovatus window:
- a CDS encoding SusC/RagA family TonB-linked outer membrane protein, giving the protein MNIKKLITFCLLLISISVFAQKKIEVTGIVTDENKEPLIGVNVTVKDQAGLGAITDINGRYKINVEEYSRLLFSYIGFDKQEVLIKQQRIVNITMKEANAREIDEVVITGTGVQKKLTVTGAVTTVNVDDLKSNPSANLSNALAGNVAGILAMQTSGQPGVNTSEFWIRGISTFGANNSALVLVDGFERSLDEMNIEDIESFTVLKDASTTAIYGPRGANGVILITSKHGKAGKININAKVETSYNTRTITPEFADGYTYARMMNESRITRNKEPIYQDDELELLRLGLDPDLYPNVDWKDVLLKDGAMTYRANVNMNGGGATARYFVSLSYISEGGMYKTDDAMREDYNSNPSSQRWNYRLNTDIDITKSTLLKVGVSGSLKKRNAPGQGENVWKSLMNQNPISVPLMYSNGYIPAFGKEDDRSNPWVLATQTGYKEFWNNKVQTNISLEQKLDFITKGLRFEGRFGFDINNDNEINHKKMPETWRAQRFRNSAGEIVYDRQREEQKMEQTSKSSGNRREFLEAFLQYNRGFKEHHVGATLKYSQDAYKTTVDVGTDVKNSIAKRHMGIAGRASYNWNYRYFVDFNFGYNGSENFADGHRFGFFPAFSVAWNIAEEKLIKDHLKWMNMFKLRYSYGKVGNDQLGTRFPYLYTISGKYTEKVDDKDVEKIFPGWNWGDYGYDKKFDGMTYSMLASENVTWEIATKHDFGVDLSLFNDKLTATVDYFHEQRDGIYMERKFLPGMVGIVRSNPKANVGSVLSEGFDGHFAYKQKLGKVNLTIRGNMTYSKNEILERDETNTVYPYQLEKGYRVNQAKGLIALGLFKDYDDIRNSPKQQFGKVQPGDIKYKDVNGDGVINDGDKAAIGATTKPNLIYGFGISAQWRGLDFNVHFQGAGKSSFFIEGSTVYAFKDNQWGNVLENLVENRWVDAETAARFGIPANENPNASYPRLSFGGNDNNFRKSTFWLRDGSYLRLKTLEVGYTLPKTVVNKLKFNKIRVFFIGTNLLTFAKFKEWDPELGSSTGTEYPLSKVFSLGLSVNI; this is encoded by the coding sequence ATAAATATTAAGAAATTGATAACTTTCTGTCTATTATTGATTTCTATAAGCGTTTTTGCGCAAAAAAAGATAGAAGTTACAGGAATTGTAACAGATGAGAATAAGGAACCACTGATTGGTGTGAATGTAACAGTAAAAGACCAGGCTGGCTTGGGAGCTATCACAGATATTAACGGACGTTACAAAATAAATGTTGAAGAATATTCAAGGCTGCTCTTTTCATATATTGGATTTGATAAACAGGAAGTGCTGATAAAGCAGCAACGTATAGTGAATATTACAATGAAAGAAGCCAATGCAAGAGAGATTGATGAAGTTGTCATCACCGGAACAGGCGTGCAGAAAAAACTGACGGTGACAGGAGCGGTAACGACTGTAAATGTAGACGACCTGAAATCAAATCCTTCAGCAAACCTCTCAAATGCTTTGGCAGGTAATGTAGCAGGTATTCTCGCCATGCAGACATCAGGGCAGCCGGGAGTGAATACTTCTGAATTCTGGATTCGGGGTATCTCCACTTTCGGAGCAAACAATTCTGCGCTGGTATTAGTTGATGGATTTGAACGTAGCCTGGACGAAATGAATATAGAGGACATTGAGTCTTTCACTGTATTGAAAGATGCTTCTACGACAGCTATATATGGTCCCCGTGGTGCTAACGGGGTAATCTTGATTACCTCCAAACACGGTAAAGCCGGTAAAATCAATATAAACGCAAAAGTTGAAACGTCTTACAACACACGCACCATTACACCCGAATTTGCAGACGGTTACACTTACGCACGCATGATGAATGAATCACGCATTACTCGTAATAAAGAACCTATATACCAAGATGATGAATTGGAGCTTTTACGATTAGGACTTGATCCTGATCTTTATCCGAATGTGGATTGGAAGGATGTGTTGCTGAAAGATGGAGCGATGACTTATCGTGCTAATGTGAACATGAATGGTGGTGGGGCTACTGCACGCTATTTTGTTTCACTTAGTTATATCAGCGAAGGAGGAATGTATAAAACAGACGACGCTATGCGTGAGGATTATAATAGCAACCCAAGTAGTCAACGTTGGAATTATCGATTGAACACGGACATTGATATAACTAAAAGTACTCTCCTGAAAGTTGGAGTTTCCGGTTCTTTAAAGAAACGAAATGCACCGGGACAAGGGGAAAATGTATGGAAATCATTGATGAATCAAAATCCGATTAGTGTTCCATTGATGTATTCTAACGGCTATATACCGGCATTTGGTAAAGAAGATGATCGCTCGAACCCATGGGTGCTTGCTACGCAAACTGGATACAAAGAGTTTTGGAATAATAAAGTACAGACAAACATTTCTTTGGAACAAAAACTGGATTTTATAACAAAAGGGCTACGCTTTGAAGGACGTTTTGGATTTGACATCAATAATGATAATGAAATCAACCACAAGAAAATGCCTGAAACATGGCGTGCACAACGTTTCCGTAATTCGGCGGGCGAAATAGTGTATGATCGACAAAGGGAAGAACAGAAGATGGAACAGACCAGTAAGTCATCAGGTAATCGCAGAGAGTTCCTCGAAGCTTTTTTACAGTATAATCGTGGATTTAAAGAACACCATGTAGGAGCAACTCTCAAATATAGCCAGGATGCTTATAAAACAACTGTTGATGTTGGTACAGATGTAAAAAACAGTATTGCCAAACGTCATATGGGAATAGCCGGACGAGCCAGTTACAACTGGAATTACCGTTATTTCGTCGATTTCAATTTTGGATACAACGGTTCGGAGAACTTTGCTGACGGACATCGGTTCGGTTTTTTTCCTGCATTTTCTGTTGCTTGGAATATAGCTGAAGAAAAATTGATCAAGGATCATCTGAAATGGATGAACATGTTTAAACTACGTTATTCATACGGAAAAGTCGGAAATGATCAGTTGGGAACACGCTTTCCTTATTTATATACCATTTCCGGTAAGTATACAGAAAAAGTGGATGACAAAGATGTAGAAAAGATATTCCCCGGATGGAATTGGGGAGATTACGGATACGATAAAAAGTTTGATGGTATGACATATAGCATGTTGGCTTCCGAAAATGTAACATGGGAAATTGCTACCAAACATGATTTTGGAGTAGATTTATCTCTATTTAATGATAAATTGACAGCTACAGTCGATTATTTCCACGAGCAACGTGATGGCATTTACATGGAGCGAAAATTTCTTCCAGGTATGGTAGGTATCGTAAGAAGTAATCCTAAAGCCAATGTCGGTAGTGTATTATCTGAAGGATTTGACGGTCATTTTGCTTACAAACAAAAGTTAGGTAAAGTAAATCTCACCATTCGAGGTAATATGACTTATAGTAAGAATGAAATTCTGGAGAGAGATGAAACAAATACTGTCTATCCTTATCAATTAGAAAAAGGATATCGTGTCAATCAGGCAAAAGGACTTATTGCGTTAGGTCTGTTCAAAGATTACGATGATATTCGTAATAGTCCTAAACAACAGTTTGGTAAAGTACAGCCAGGTGACATCAAGTATAAGGATGTGAATGGTGACGGGGTCATTAATGATGGAGATAAAGCGGCTATTGGAGCCACTACCAAACCGAACTTGATTTACGGATTTGGTATTTCGGCACAATGGAGAGGACTTGACTTCAATGTTCACTTTCAAGGAGCCGGCAAGTCTTCATTCTTTATTGAGGGCTCTACCGTATATGCTTTCAAAGACAACCAATGGGGAAACGTATTGGAGAATTTGGTGGAAAATCGCTGGGTGGATGCAGAAACTGCTGCCAGGTTTGGTATTCCTGCTAATGAAAATCCAAATGCTTCGTATCCTCGTTTAAGTTTCGGTGGAAATGATAACAATTTCCGGAAGTCTACATTTTGGTTGCGTGATGGTTCTTATTTGCGATTAAAAACTCTGGAAGTTGGCTATACTTTACCTAAAACAGTTGTAAACAAACTGAAATTTAATAAGATACGCGTATTCTTTATCGGAACGAACTTATTGACATTCGCTAAATTCAAAGAATGGGATCCTGAACTCGGTAGTTCTACAGGTACCGAGTATCCACTTTCCAAAGTCTTTTCTCTAGGTTTATCTGTTAATATCTAA